A single region of the Aptenodytes patagonicus chromosome 7, bAptPat1.pri.cur, whole genome shotgun sequence genome encodes:
- the PGF gene encoding placenta growth factor isoform X1 → MRLLGAFLRLLVAGALGAPPAPAPEARGTVSAESPVLTFREIWNRSFCRPLEQLVDVITEFPNEVEYIFRPSCVSLQRCGGCCGDEGLRCVPVETSTVTMQLLKIKPNGEAPYVEMAFTEHKQCECRPRQDLMRLGRRRSKGRGKRRQDKKRRKDCELCGTPRR, encoded by the exons ATGCGGCTGCTCGGCGCCTTCCTGCGGCTGCTGGTGGCCGGGGCGCTgggggcgccgcccgccccg GCCCCGGAGGCGCGGGGGACCGTCAGCGCGGAGTCGCCCG TCCTGACCTTTCGGGAGATCTGGAATCGTAGTTTCTGCCGGCCTCTGGAGCAGCTGGTGGATGTCATTACCGAGTTCCCCAATGAGGTGGAGTACATTTTCAGACCCTCCTGCGTCTCCCTGCAGCGCTGCGGAGGCTGCTGTGGGGATGAGGGTCTCCGCTGCGTCCCCGTGGAGACGAGCACGGTCACCATGCAG CTCCTGAAGATAAAGCCAAATGGGGAGGCACCCTATGTGGAGATGGCGTTCACCGAGCACAAGCAGTGCGAGTGCAG GCCCCGGCAGGACCTGATGAGGTTGGGAAG GAGGAGGTCCAAGGGCCGAGGTAAGAGAAGACAAGACAAGAAGAGACGTAAAGACTGTGAACT ATGTGGCACACCACGCAGGTAG
- the PGF gene encoding placenta growth factor isoform X2 — translation MRLLGAFLRLLVAGALGAPPAPAPEARGTVSAESPVLTFREIWNRSFCRPLEQLVDVITEFPNEVEYIFRPSCVSLQRCGGCCGDEGLRCVPVETSTVTMQLLKIKPNGEAPYVEMAFTEHKQCECRPRQDLMRLGRRRSKGRGKRRQDKKRRKDCELSPATPP, via the exons ATGCGGCTGCTCGGCGCCTTCCTGCGGCTGCTGGTGGCCGGGGCGCTgggggcgccgcccgccccg GCCCCGGAGGCGCGGGGGACCGTCAGCGCGGAGTCGCCCG TCCTGACCTTTCGGGAGATCTGGAATCGTAGTTTCTGCCGGCCTCTGGAGCAGCTGGTGGATGTCATTACCGAGTTCCCCAATGAGGTGGAGTACATTTTCAGACCCTCCTGCGTCTCCCTGCAGCGCTGCGGAGGCTGCTGTGGGGATGAGGGTCTCCGCTGCGTCCCCGTGGAGACGAGCACGGTCACCATGCAG CTCCTGAAGATAAAGCCAAATGGGGAGGCACCCTATGTGGAGATGGCGTTCACCGAGCACAAGCAGTGCGAGTGCAG GCCCCGGCAGGACCTGATGAGGTTGGGAAG GAGGAGGTCCAAGGGCCGAGGTAAGAGAAGACAAGACAAGAAGAGACGTAAAGACTGTGAACT GTCCCCTGCCACCCCTCCCTAA
- the EIF2B2 gene encoding translation initiation factor eIF2B subunit beta, translating into MPGAAERGSELSEQIEAFVARLRGGGERSRSEDTARQTLSLLRKIVAHGRWSRAGELMDLIRTEGQRMTAAQPSETTVGNMVRRVLKVIREEYGRLHGRSEESDQQESLHKLLTSGGLSEDFSTLYPPLRANVIEAINELLIELEGTTDNIAMQALEHIHSNEVIMTIGYSRTVEAFLKEAARKRKFQVIVAECAPFCQGHEMAVRLSKENIETTVMSDAAIFAVMSRVNKVIIGTKTILANGALIAVSGTHTLALAAKHHSTPLIVCAPMFKLSPQFPNEEDSFHKFVSPQEVLPFTEGEILGKINVHCPVFDYVPPELITLFISNIGGNAPSYIYRLMSELYHPDDYEL; encoded by the exons ATGCCGGGCGCCGCCGAGCGGGGCTCGGAGCTGTCGGAGCAGATCGAGGCCTTCGTGGcgcggctgcggggcggcggggagcggtcGCGCTCCGAGGACACGGCGCGGCAGACGCTGTCCCTGCTGCGGAAGATCGTCGCGCACGGGCGATGGAGCCGGGCCG GGGAGCTCATGGATCTGATCCGGACAGAGGGCCAGAGGATGACGGCAGCCCAGCCGTCTGAGACGACCGTGGGCAACATGGTGCGGCGAGTGCTGAAGGTCATTCGGGAAGAGTATGGCAG GCTTCACGGGCGCAGCGAGGAAAGCGACCAGCAAGAATCCCTGCACAAACTCCTGACTTCCGGAGGACTGAGCGAGGATTTCAGCACACTTTATCCTCCCCTCAGAGCTAACGTTATTGAAGCTATTAACGAGCTGCTAATAGAGCTAG AGGGCACCACTGATAACATTGCTATGCAGGCGCTGGAGCACATCCACTCCAATGAGGTGATCATGACCATTGGCTACTCGCGCACCGTTGAGGCCTTCCTGAAGGAAGCTGCCCGCAAGCGGAAGTTCCAGGTCATCGTGGCGGAGTGTGCGCCGTTCTGCCAG GGTCATGAAATGGCTGTCCGACTATCTAAAGAGAACATTGAAACTACTGTCATGAGTGATGCAGCTATTTTTGCTGTCATGTCTCGAGTCAACAAG GTCATCATTGGTACAAAGACAATCCTGGCCAACGGCGCCCTGATTGCTGTGAGTGGGACTCACACTCTGGCACTAGCAGCTAAACACCATTCCACTCCGCTCATTGTGTGTGCCCCCATGTTCAAGCTTTCACCGCAG ttcccTAACGAAGAAGATTCATTCCACAAGTTTGTGTCACCACAGGAAGTGCTGCCATTCACAGAAG GGGAGATCCTGGGAAAGATCAATGTTCACTGCCCAGTGTTTGACTACGTCCCTCCAGAGCTCATTACTCTCTTCATTTCTAACATTGGGGGTAACGCGCCTTCCTACATCTACCGCCTCATGAGTGAGCTCTACCATCCAGATGACTATGAACTCTAA